The nucleotide sequence TATCCGTTTTTATTACAGTGTTGGGGAGGAAGAAGAATACCGCATGATTACGGATTATACCTGCCAGGATGGAAGACTCTGTTTTCAGATTCCCGGCGGGCCCAGGGGGTTTGCTCCTGCGGAATCCCTGTCTTCCATGTATGTAATATATGCGGAAATACTGGATGCGGATTATTTCTCCGGAATTTATCTGCAGGAAGTATCTCTGGGCACAGAATGTCTCGGACAGAAACCGGAATTTATTCATGTAAACGGAACGGACCAGGAAATCGAAGAATTTCTGGCCTTTGGGGAACATCCGTCTGTTTATGATGAGTTTTATATCGGAAGCGGTGAAATATTCGGCAGGCCCGGCGCCCGTGTCCGGGTGGAATTTGACCTTGATTTTGTCAGAATCCCCATAGAGGAAATCGTGTCAGGTGTGAAAATAGCCTGGAAACGGATTATGCGGAAGCAGGAATTTGTGCCGGAAGAAGAATATGATATTACAATTCGGGAAGTTATATGGGAATATTACAATGGGTTTGGATGGAAACGTCTCCCGGTGTCCGGCCAGTACGGAAATATTTTTACAGCCGGCGAGGGACTTAAGGGTGTGCGCCGGCAGATGGAGTTTACCTGTCCGCCGGATATCAGCCGGGTACTGGTGAATTCGGCGGAGAATTACTGTATCCGTGCCAGAATTATCCGTATGAATAATGCTTTTAAGACAAAGGGCGCTTACGTGGCCCCTGTGGCCGGAAATTTTTCTTTAAGCTACAGCTATATGAAAACGCCTCTCCGTCCGAAGACCATGATTCAGCAGAATAATATGGAGCTGAAGGAATACGGGACGGAGGAAATGCAGAAAAAAGGGTTTGCAGTTCCCGTGTGCAGGGCGCGGACGGAGGAACAGAAAACATGCTATTTCGGCTTTGGGCATCCCCCTGCCGGAGGCCCGCTGAAAATGCTGTTCGTTATGCATGATACCTTGCAGAATCATCTGTCCGGACTGAAATGGGAATACCTGTCGGCGGAGGGATGGCAGGAAATGCATCCTGCTGACAGTACGGAAGGATTTGCACATACAGGGCTGATTTCATGGTACGGACGCAATGATATCTGCCGGGATTCGCTGTTTGGGGAAAATCTGTTCTGGCTCCGTCTCAGCGGCAAAGCAGGCAGGGAACTGACCAAAACGCCGGAAAACTGTCCGAAAATCGAAGGAATTTATCCGAATGCGACCATAGTTCTTGGGATTGAGACCGTGGAGGAAGTTTTTGGTCTGGAGCCCCGCATGGAAGAAAAAAAGATTCATCTTTCCTATGGAGATATTTCCCGGCTGGAGGTTCGGGTTCTGGGAAAAACAGATTATGAAAACGGTCCGGGGCAGAATCGGGAATTATGGACAGAGGTGGAAGAACTGGGGCCGGACAGCGGCAGCAGAAAGGAATATACGGCAGACCGGCGCGACGGTATTCTGACTTTTCCGAAATATATGGAGGTATCGGGCCGCAACGAACAGGACGAGATTGAAATATATGTGAAATACGGGTACTGCCGGGGAGAAAAAGGGAATGTAAAGGCCGGGGAAATCTCCCGTCTGGACCGGACAGCAGGGTTTATCAACAGTGTAAACAATCCTCTGGATGCTGTCTGCGGCCTTCCCGGAGAGGGCGTGATGGAAGCAGTGGGCAGAAACGCCGGTCTGCTGCGTCACGGCAGGCGATGTGTTTCAGCGGAGGATTATGAAGATATGGCGCGGGAAGCAGCCAGGGATATCAGTATGGTGAAATGTTTTCCAGGCTGTGATGAAACAGGCAGATACCAGCCGGGAGCAGTAACCCTTGTGGTGCTTCCAGGGAGTTATGGAGAGCATTGCTACAGTTTTGAACGGACCAGAAAGAAGATTTATGAATACCTTTCCGTCCGTATGGATGAGAATATTGTAAATCTGGGACGGTTTCATATTGTGATGCCGGAGCTGATTCGGCTGGATGTGAAGGTGGTTCTGGAGCTGGCGCAGGAAAAGGAGATTTTTGCCGCCACAAAGCGGGTGAGAGAAGAACTGAAGCGGTTTTTAGACCCCCTTCACGGGAATTTTTACGGTGACGGCTGGGAAATCGGCACGCTCCCGGACAAAAATCAGATTACCCACGCCCTGAAACGGGTGGAGGGGGTGAAATATATCAGCCAGCTTTCCCTGCGTAAATACCGCAGCGGGCGGTTTGAGGAATACGAAGTCAACGAAGAACGGTTTCTGCCCTTTTACCGTCTGCCGAAAAGCGGCTTTCATGAAGTGGTGGCGGAACCCTGAGGACTGAAAAGACAGAACAGAGGAAGAAGGAGTGCAGGCCATGTTCTACAATTTGAATCTGGATGATAAATCGTATGGAGAAATTGAAGCGGACGCGGTTTTTCAGATACCGGGAAAATGTCCGGACTGGACCAATTACAACCAGTCAGATCCGGGAATTATGCTGCTTGGGCTTCTCTCGTGGTTCAAAGAAATACAGCAGTATCAGATCAGCCGTCTTTGCGGCTGGAAACGTCAGAAATATCTGAAACTGCTGGGGATGGAAAGGAATCATGCAAGACCTGCCCGGGGCTCTGTCAGCCTGGAGCTGGCGGCAGGTTTCGGCGGCAGTCGGATTCCCCTTCTGAAAGGAACCCGGTTCTGCGCGGGAGATATGGTTTTTGAGACGGTTCGCAAGGAATGGCCCCATCCCATCCGTCTGATTGGCGCTTACATTCTGTGCGGAGAATTGCTGGACCGCTATGTGAATATTGGAAATGATCTGGAAAAAAAGATGCGCCTGTACCCATTCGGAGAGTATCCGCAGGTGGGAAACAGCTGCTGCTTTATTATGGACAGGTCCTTTTCTTCCAGGGACAGAACAGTGGTATCCTTTGATATCTGCACAGACTATCAGGTGAGCCGCAATCCCATCGGGGAAGATTTTATTCCCCTTGCCCGACTGAAGTGGGAATATCAGTCGTCAGAAGGCTGGGAGGAACTGCCCGTGGAATCCGATACCACATATGCCTTTCTGCAGCGGGGGAAAATCTGTTTCCGGCTGCCGAAGAAAATGGTGGAGGACGAGACATACGGGGCTTTTCAGATACGTGTTACTCTGATGGAAAATGATTATGATGTGGCGCCGCTGATACAGAATATATATTTTAATGAAACAGAGGTAAAGCAGCAGTATTCCTGGTGCGATTATGAGGATTATGAAGTAATCCCGAAAGAAGGACAGGAAATCCTTTCTGTAAAAACCAGTATGTATCTGGCAAAAAGGGGACAGACAGAACTGTATCTGGAGCAGGATAAGGGATGGACAGTTACGCCGGTGCTGGATAAAGCGGAAGGGGAAGACGGAGACATGATTCTGTCTTTTCGCAGACCGGAACAGGCGGAAAACGGCCGGGTCTTTGCCTGCCGGCTGGCAGCCTGGGAAAATGAATTTCAGGAAAAACGGGAAATTGGACGGGGAAACGGAGCTGCCAGCCAGGAATACCGCCTGGATATGACAGATATTGTATATGATGAGTTTGAAATTATGGTAAAAGACAGTCAGGAAGGCAGATTTTATCCCTGGCGCAGGGTGGAAGATTTTGACGTCTGCACACCGGAGGACGCGGTGTATGTGCTGGAACTTTCGGAGCACAGGCTGCTGTTTGGAAACGGTGAGCACGGGATGGCGCCGGACGGGGATATCCGGCTGCTGCGGCTGAAAACAAGCAGCGGGAAATCAGGAAATATCAAAGCGGGAAAAATCCGGGAATGCAGGGATTTCCCTCAGTTTCTGGTAAAACAGTATGAGATGACCGGAGGCGGCCGGGATGATGAAACCATAGAGGAGTGTTACGGAAGGCTGCGGCAGGAACTGAAACAGATTCACCGCGGCGTCACCGGTTCCGATTATGAAGAACTGGTAAAACAGACGCCGGGACTTCTGATTCTGGACAGCAAAGTGGTGCCTCCCGCCGGAAAACGGGATTCCCTGCCGGAAAATGAGATTTCCATTGTGGTACGTCCTCTGAGTTATAAAGAGCGGGACACATGTCTGAGTGATAAATACAGGCAGAATCTGGAACAGATGCTCTGGAAGCGGAAAATGATTGGTACCGCTGTAAAGATACTGAATCCGGAATATGTGAGTATTTCTGTTTTTGCAGAAATTGTTATCCGGCCCCAGTTCACCGATGCGGAGGAGATGATTGAACATGCGGTGCGTTCCTGGCTGGATGAAACCGTATGGGAAATCGGCCGGCCGGTATCTGCCAGCGCTATTTACGGAATCATTGATATCCTGCCCTGTGTGCGGCAGGCCAGGACCCTTACCCTGGAGGCTGGCGGCCGGGGATATCGCTATCTGGCCAACGGCGACGTGCAGCTTCCGCCCAACGGGCTTCCCTGGCTGAAGGAACTGGATATTCGGATTTTTATGTCATAACAGATAGAAAGATACCATAGACAAGGGGCGATATTGTGGAGCAGCTTGCATATTTTGTATTTAATAAAAAGAGGGATTACGAGTCCGGTTACCGAAAGGGCATTCGTATTACCGAAGGGGGCCTTGCCCTGGAAGAAGGCGTCCGGGAAAGCGGTGTTTTCATTTCACGCCTGTTAGACAGCGGGGAAAGGGGAAACCAGTGGCATCGGGCGGTGATACAGAGCGTTGGGTACGGGGATGATTCCATCCGGTTTTATTTTTACTGCAGCGATGATGCCGAGACTGTGGTGGACGGTGAGATTTACCGCTGGGAAGAGCTGATTCGGAACCAGGAAATCACGCCGGAGAAAAAGCATCGGGCCATGGAGCCTTATCTGGCCCATATCGTACAGAATCCACAGGACATTTTACTGTATCGGGCCAGAGGCAGATATCTCTGGATGGAAATTCAGTTATTCTGCCAGGCAGGGTTTCTTCCTCAAATCCGGCATATGAAAATTTATGCCGGAAACCGCAGTTTTCTGTCTTACCTTCCCATGATTTATCAGACGAAAGGCAGGGAAGATTTTCTGGGAAGATTTCTGGGACTGTTTGAGACCATTTATCAGGATTTGGATGAAAAAATTACAGATTCCGCCAGGCAGCTTGACCCGATGACTGCAGAACCGGAATTTCTGCACTGGATGGCCAGATGGGTGGGAGTTACCAACGGACATCTGTGGCAGGAGGAAAAACTGCGGCTTCTGCTGAGTGGAATTGTCAGGAAAAATCTGATTCGGGGCACCAGAGAATATATGGAATATGTCATTGGAATTTTTACCGGAGAGCGTCCGTATTTTCTGGAATACTGCGATATCGAGCAGTACCGGGGGAATGAAACCGCATACCGGAGCCTGAAACAGTTTTATGCCCATGGCCCCTATGAGGTGAGCGTGCTTGTACGGGAACAGGCGGTGCCTTCCCTGCGGGAGCAACATGCGCTGAAAAAAATGATTGAGGATATCAAACCTGCCCATATCCGGATACATCTGATTATCCTGGGTCAGGGCATTTATCTGGGACAGAATGTGTATGCAGGAATAAACAGTACGCTGGTTGCCTGGGAGCGTGCAAATTTAAACGGTGGGGCTGCGATTCCGTCAATGGTTGGCATGGCAGAGACCGGGGCAAAGGAGGAAAAGAACTATGAAGAATTTGAAGAGCTTTCCATTTGAAAGGAATCGGTATTTTTATGGGAAGCTGCTGTCCGTGGAAGATTTTGAAACAGAGCAGAAATATTTTAACGATAAGCGCAGGACGGTCAACCGTTTCCTTTTTGGCTCCGGTGTGGTCTGCGGACTGGGCGTGGTGGAAGTAGACGATGAAAGCATATCGGTAGAACGGGGACTGGCACTGGATTTTGCCGGCCGGGAAATCGTGTTGGATGAACCGGCGGTGCGCAGAATTACGGAGCTGGAAGGTTATGGGGGAGACCAGGAAGGAGATTTTTATTACCTGTGTCTGGAATATCAGGAAGAAGCCGCAGAACTTATGCATAACGTGACCGGAACCATGGGACGGGACAGCAGTGAATACAACAAATACAAAGAGGGGTACCGGCTGTTTGTGACCCAGGAGGAGCCGGAGCGGGAAGCCTTTTCTCCTGCCCGTCTCTATGAGGACTGCCAGATTGTTTACCAGGGACAGGATATAAAGATTTCTCAGATACTGCCCAGATTTCCGGAACTGGGAAAAGACACGGTTCTGCGGATTGAGGTGGAATATACGGGGCAGCAGGAACTGTCCTTTGAGTACGAGCTGGAGCTTTCGTTTCTCACAAATGGAGAGGGAAACCGGGTTCATGTTTCTTTCCGGGAGGAGGACTGGGAGAAAACAGGAAAATACCAGATGGAAATTCCCCTGAAAGCAGCCTGTGTCAGCAACGTGCAGGCGGAGGCCGCACTGGTCAGCGGCAGCTTTAAACTGCAGATGGGAGGCCGGGAGTACGATGAGGCCGGTCCCTGTGTGAATCGTGTCCGGATCAGCGACCAGGATATTTATGATTCCATGCAGGAGGAATATTATAAAACAGCCATGGATTATATCGTGGGAAATACCTTTCAGCAGGGCATTTATCTGGCAAAGATTTATGTGGTAAGGGCCGGAGACGTCTGTCTGATTGAGCGGATTGATCCATTGCCCTTTGAGCAGAAAATCATGCATACGGAGATTTCCGCAGCCATGATTGGAAGGCTGACGGAGGATGTGAAAAGGCTGAAGGAAGCAGAACTGCGGGAAACAGAAAACCGGAAAGAGCAGGAAGAGAAAAAGCCCCTGAAAACTGTCTATGGCGACGTGGTCTTTGATGTGAGCCATATGAGGCCGGGGGAAGTGCTGTATTCCGATGAAATTGTACACGGGCTGGGCTTCGGTCCGGTGACCATCGACCTTGGCTATGAAGTGGACAACGGATTTGCCGGCGAGTCTCAGATGGTATTCGGGGATGCTTCCCTGTTTCAGGATAAATATGGATTTGCGGCTTCTCTGGGGGCAAGGCTGGAGCCTTCTATGGGAACCTTTGAAATCGGCCTGAAAATTATCCGAAACAGCAGCGCAAAACTGGTGCGGGTGCACTGGACCGCATTGCGCAATGAAATACGCAAATCAGAATCAGCCAGGAA is from Lachnospiraceae bacterium JLR.KK002 and encodes:
- a CDS encoding baseplate J/gp47 family protein — encoded protein: MFYNLNLDDKSYGEIEADAVFQIPGKCPDWTNYNQSDPGIMLLGLLSWFKEIQQYQISRLCGWKRQKYLKLLGMERNHARPARGSVSLELAAGFGGSRIPLLKGTRFCAGDMVFETVRKEWPHPIRLIGAYILCGELLDRYVNIGNDLEKKMRLYPFGEYPQVGNSCCFIMDRSFSSRDRTVVSFDICTDYQVSRNPIGEDFIPLARLKWEYQSSEGWEELPVESDTTYAFLQRGKICFRLPKKMVEDETYGAFQIRVTLMENDYDVAPLIQNIYFNETEVKQQYSWCDYEDYEVIPKEGQEILSVKTSMYLAKRGQTELYLEQDKGWTVTPVLDKAEGEDGDMILSFRRPEQAENGRVFACRLAAWENEFQEKREIGRGNGAASQEYRLDMTDIVYDEFEIMVKDSQEGRFYPWRRVEDFDVCTPEDAVYVLELSEHRLLFGNGEHGMAPDGDIRLLRLKTSSGKSGNIKAGKIRECRDFPQFLVKQYEMTGGGRDDETIEECYGRLRQELKQIHRGVTGSDYEELVKQTPGLLILDSKVVPPAGKRDSLPENEISIVVRPLSYKERDTCLSDKYRQNLEQMLWKRKMIGTAVKILNPEYVSISVFAEIVIRPQFTDAEEMIEHAVRSWLDETVWEIGRPVSASAIYGIIDILPCVRQARTLTLEAGGRGYRYLANGDVQLPPNGLPWLKELDIRIFMS
- a CDS encoding phage tail protein, whose product is MEQLAYFVFNKKRDYESGYRKGIRITEGGLALEEGVRESGVFISRLLDSGERGNQWHRAVIQSVGYGDDSIRFYFYCSDDAETVVDGEIYRWEELIRNQEITPEKKHRAMEPYLAHIVQNPQDILLYRARGRYLWMEIQLFCQAGFLPQIRHMKIYAGNRSFLSYLPMIYQTKGREDFLGRFLGLFETIYQDLDEKITDSARQLDPMTAEPEFLHWMARWVGVTNGHLWQEEKLRLLLSGIVRKNLIRGTREYMEYVIGIFTGERPYFLEYCDIEQYRGNETAYRSLKQFYAHGPYEVSVLVREQAVPSLREQHALKKMIEDIKPAHIRIHLIILGQGIYLGQNVYAGINSTLVAWERANLNGGAAIPSMVGMAETGAKEEKNYEEFEELSI